The Xenopus laevis strain J_2021 chromosome 7S, Xenopus_laevis_v10.1, whole genome shotgun sequence genome includes a window with the following:
- the tardbp.S gene encoding TAR DNA-binding protein 43 yields the protein MFAEMEMEYIRVAEDENEEPMEIPSEDDGTVLLSTVTAQFPGACGLRYRNPVNQCMRGVRLVEGILHAPENGWGNLVYVVNYPKDNKRKMDETDASSAVKIKRAVTKTSDLIVLGLPWKTTEQDLKDYFSTFGEVIMVQVKKDAKTGHSKGFGFVRFTEYETQVKVMSQRHMIDGRWCDCKLPNSKSPDEPMRSRKVFVGRCTEDMSAEELRQFFSQYGEVVDVFIPKPFRAFAFVTFADDQVAQSLCGEDLIIKGVSIHVSTAEPKHNNNRQLERGGRFPGPSFGNQGYPSNRPSGGALGNNQSGNMSGGGGMNFGAFSINPAMMAAAQAALQSSWGMMGMLASQQNQSGPQGSNQGQGNQQRDQPQSFGSNNSYGSNSGAIGWGSPNAASGSGFNGGFSSSMESKSSGWGM from the exons ATG TTTGCAGAAATGGAGATGGAATACATAAGAGTTGCAGAGGATGAGAATGAAGAGCCAATGGAGATACCGTCTGAAGATGATGGAACAGTTCTGTTGTCTACAGTAACTGCCCAGTTTCCTGGTGCATGTGGCCTGAGATACAGAAACCCAGTGAATCAGTGCATGCGTGGTGTTCGATTAGTTGAAGGGATTCTCCATGCTCCTGAAAATGGCTGGGGAAACCTTGTTTATGTAGTCAATTATCCAAAAG ATAACAAAAGGAAGATGGATGAAACTGATGCTTCATCTGCAGTCAAAATAAAACGCGCAGTGACAAAAACATCAGATCTAATTGTATTGGGGCTTCCGTGGAAAACCACTGAACAAGACTTAAAAGACTATTTCAGCACATTTGGTGAAGTGATCATGGTGCAG GTAAAGAAAGATGCTAAGACTGGCCATTCtaaaggatttggatttgttaGATTTACAGAGTATGAGACGCAAGTAAAAGTGATGTCTCAGCGTCATATGATTGATGGGCGGTGGTGTgactgcaaactaccaaattcTAAG AGTCCAGATGAACCTATGCGCAGCAGGAAGGTCTTTGTTGGGCGTTGCACAGAAGATATGAGTGCTGAGGAGCTTCGTCAGTTCTTCAGCCAGTATGGAGAAGTTGTGGATGTCTTTATTCCaaagcctttcagagcatttgcaTTTGTTACATTTGCTGATGACCAG GTTGCACAATCTCTCTGTGGTGAAGACTTGATCATTAAAGGAGTCAGCATTCATGTTTCTACTGCAGAACCCAAGCACAATAATAATAGGCAATTAGAGAGAGGGGGTAGATTTCCTGGACCAAGTTTTGGGAACCAGGGTTACCCCAGCAACCGGCCAAGTGGTGGTGCACTTGGTAACAACCAAAGTGGTAATATGAGTGGTGGAGGAGGAATGAATTTTGGGGCGTTTAGCATAAATCCCGCAATGATGGCAGCTGCCCAAGCAGCTTTGCAAAGCAGCTGGGGTATGATGGGTATGCTGGCTAGTCAACAGAATCAATCTGGCCCCCAGGGTAGTAATCAGGGTCAAGGAAATCAACAAAGGGACCAGCCACAAAGTTTTGGATCAAATAATTCTTATGGATCCAACTCTGGTGCTATTGGCTGGGGGTCCCCTAATGCTGCATCTGGCAGTGGATTTAATGGTGGTTTCAGTTCGAGCATGGAATCAAAATCTTCAGGATGGGGCATGTAG